The segment TGCAAGCACTACATACTGGGAAGCTGCTAAAGCTGGCGTAGATATCATCGATACTGCTATCTCTCCATTCGCTCATGCAACTAGCCAACCAGCTACTGAAACTATGATCGAAATGTTCAAAGGTACTGAATGGGATCTTGGTCTTGACCTTGATAAATACATTCCATTAGTTGACCACTTCCGTAAAGTAAAACAACAAATCGCTGAAGAATTCAACTTGAAACCAGCTAGCGATGTAATCCCAGCTGTTCGTCGTTACCAAATTCCTGGCGGTATGTTGTCCAATACTCAAAACCAATTGAACGAAATGGGTATGGGCGATCGCTTCTTCGACGTTATGGATGAAATGCCACGCGTTCGTGAAGACTTGGGTTACCCTCCATTGGTAACTCCAACATCCCAAATCGTTGGTACAATGGCTATGATGAACGTTATGATGGGCGACCGTTACAAAATGGTTCCTAACGAAGTTAAAGACCTTGTACGCGGTAAATATGGTGCGTTGCCTGGTAAAATTTCTGACGAAATTCGTCACACTATCATTGGTGATGAAGAACCTATCACTTGCCGTCCAGCAGATCTTATCGAACCTGAATTGGATGGTTACCGTCAAGATTTGGCTTCCAAAGGCTATAATGGTATCACTGACGAAGACGTATTGACTTACGCTATGTTCCCAGAAGTTGCTATTAACTTCTTCGATGCAAATCGTCGTTAATCTAAAAAGTAAAAGAGGATTCCTTAGGAATCCTCTTTTTTTGCTTAAAAAGTATTCATCAGCTCTTGTTTTGATGTCCTAAAAACTACCCATGCTATATAGAAATTAATTACCCGGATACGTGTAGATTGTATTTAAAATTTAAAAACACTAGATAATAAAAGACATATAGAACACACGTAATAACGGCTAATTATAAACTGATAATGAATAAGAAATGAAAGCTACATTATTTTTTTGATTAATATACTTGCTTTAAGTATTAAAAATAGCGTAAACTATAAGAAGTATCTAATATTTATGATATTGAGGTAACCCTGTGAATTTACAAATACGGATTTGGATATCCAATGTTGTGCTCTTTGTAGTGCCTATTTTGATAGCAATTATCTTATTTTTGCTATACTTTACAGGTCTGCGCATATTGGCTAATGCCGGTTACTATTTGCGTATTGAGCAGGAACAACAGTTTAAAAGTGTCAGTCGAATCACTGAAACAATTACCTTTTATGGTTTAGAAAACAACTTAATAGATAGCTTAGTAAAGCCTAGCTATAGTCTACTTGATCCAAAGGAAGTATATGTAGAGGTACTAGATCAAGGTAATATGGTGTACAGCTATGGTAATCCTCAAATCTATAGCGCTTCTGCTATTGTTGGTCTTATTGATGTAAACCCTGAATTACAAGGTATTGTATATCAGTCCAATA is part of the Veillonella nakazawae genome and harbors:
- a CDS encoding pyruvate carboxylase subunit B, which gives rise to MAKKLRICETVLRDGHQSILATRMRYEQMEPVLGLLDEIGYEALECWGGATYDSCLRFLNEDPWERLRKLKANVKNTPLQMLLRGQNLLGYKHYSDDVVEAFCKAAVKNGIDRIRIFDALNDPRNMEAAIKYSKKAGAHVQSAMVYTISPVHTTESFLKVAETLVEMGTDSLCIKDMSGLLGPADAYDLVSTFKKRFGELPIDLHSHFTCGLASTTYWEAAKAGVDIIDTAISPFAHATSQPATETMIEMFKGTEWDLGLDLDKYIPLVDHFRKVKQQIAEEFNLKPASDVIPAVRRYQIPGGMLSNTQNQLNEMGMGDRFFDVMDEMPRVREDLGYPPLVTPTSQIVGTMAMMNVMMGDRYKMVPNEVKDLVRGKYGALPGKISDEIRHTIIGDEEPITCRPADLIEPELDGYRQDLASKGYNGITDEDVLTYAMFPEVAINFFDANRR